One genomic window of Candidatus Beckwithbacteria bacterium includes the following:
- a CDS encoding M23 family metallopeptidase, giving the protein MKRSEISFFSPIVNYFKLLVQFTNVLSSYINRRLFFYFYRFEKAKHVVVGGLTAKRGKYVRPFLHSSMTGLFLIGMAVAPLVKEVIPGENQVMPDSTGGAVLGQSIEVQAASMVTTISKKTETGRDTIVVYTVKSGETLSSIAEKFGLATDTIRWQNDLQADATIAEGQKLEIPPIDGVVHKVKRGDTIYSIAKKYSVDPQVIVNWPFNSYTDDENFGLAVGQLIVVPDGIKPKEKIYSQNLYIAGKVTPNAGTVAPSGSFIWPAGGRITQRFVWYHQGLDIANQDAPDILAADAGTIVIAGWPDNVGYGNRVLIDHGNGFQTLYAHLSAIYVTPGQTVNRGDAVGRMGSTGRSTGTHLHFEIRYNGANYDPLTYLQ; this is encoded by the coding sequence ATGAAGCGATCAGAGATATCGTTCTTTTCACCGATTGTTAATTATTTTAAACTATTGGTTCAATTTACCAATGTTTTATCCTCGTATATTAACAGGCGTCTCTTTTTCTATTTTTACCGGTTTGAAAAAGCTAAACATGTGGTAGTAGGAGGGTTAACGGCTAAACGGGGTAAATATGTCCGGCCCTTTTTACATAGCTCTATGACTGGCTTGTTTCTGATTGGTATGGCAGTAGCGCCTTTGGTGAAAGAGGTAATTCCTGGAGAAAACCAAGTTATGCCTGATAGCACTGGCGGAGCAGTTTTAGGTCAAAGTATCGAAGTCCAGGCAGCCAGCATGGTAACCACCATTTCTAAAAAAACTGAAACCGGCCGGGATACGATTGTCGTCTACACTGTTAAATCAGGAGAAACACTCTCATCTATAGCTGAAAAATTTGGTCTAGCTACTGATACTATCCGTTGGCAAAATGATCTACAGGCTGATGCTACGATTGCTGAAGGACAAAAACTGGAAATTCCGCCAATTGATGGGGTAGTCCATAAAGTGAAACGGGGCGATACCATTTATTCTATTGCTAAAAAATACAGTGTTGATCCTCAAGTGATCGTTAACTGGCCATTTAATTCTTATACTGATGATGAAAACTTTGGTTTAGCTGTTGGTCAGTTGATTGTGGTGCCAGACGGTATTAAACCCAAAGAGAAAATTTATAGTCAAAATCTCTATATTGCTGGTAAGGTTACGCCTAATGCGGGGACTGTTGCTCCGTCAGGCAGTTTTATCTGGCCAGCGGGTGGACGGATTACCCAGCGTTTTGTTTGGTACCATCAGGGTTTAGATATTGCCAATCAAGATGCCCCCGATATCTTAGCAGCTGATGCGGGAACTATTGTGATTGCTGGTTGGCCAGATAATGTAGGCTATGGCAACAGAGTTTTAATTGATCATGGCAATGGTTTCCAAACCCTTTATGCTCACTTATCAGCTATCTATGTGACTCCTGGACAGACTGTTAATCGTGGTGACGCAGTTGGACGAATGGGCTCTACT